Proteins from a genomic interval of Phenylobacterium sp. LH3H17:
- a CDS encoding DUF937 domain-containing protein, which produces MALLDIITQLGGSAAIEQIGARVGLTPAQTQSAAAALLPALAGGLKRQSGNSDLGGLLQQSGLAPGAAPTNETASMGNLILGQIFGSKDVSRTVAANAAASTGIGVDQLKALLPLLASLSAGALASRSGGLQGQGGLAGLVGMLDQDGDGDPLDDIMGMAGKLLRR; this is translated from the coding sequence ATGGCTCTTCTGGACATCATCACCCAGCTTGGTGGTTCCGCCGCCATCGAGCAGATCGGCGCTCGCGTCGGCCTCACCCCGGCGCAGACGCAAAGCGCCGCGGCCGCGCTGCTTCCCGCCCTTGCCGGGGGCCTGAAACGCCAATCCGGGAATAGCGATCTTGGCGGCTTGTTGCAGCAGTCGGGCCTCGCCCCAGGCGCGGCGCCCACCAACGAGACCGCCTCGATGGGCAACCTGATCCTCGGCCAGATTTTCGGTTCAAAGGATGTCAGCCGCACGGTCGCGGCGAACGCCGCGGCCAGCACCGGCATCGGGGTCGACCAACTCAAGGCCCTGTTGCCGCTTCTTGCCTCCCTTAGCGCCGGCGCCTTGGCCTCTAGGTCTGGGGGCCTTCAGGGCCAGGGCGGCCTGGCCGGTCTCGTTGGCATGCTCGACCAGGACGGGGACGGCGACCCCTTGGACGACATCATGGGCATGGCCGGTAAGCTACTTCGCCGCTAA
- a CDS encoding tetratricopeptide repeat protein has translation MRFLLAAVLCAAALGGPAAAAEPSKADLDACRVEDQPDHKAAVAACTRLIKAGADTPDFQSMALAIRASNRMSLGEDRLAAADFAAAIAADPASTYPLILQGDSATARGDFPAALASFGAAIKLDPDSPTLLGRRGLILVISGSPATGVADLDRAIAARPDDADLFRDRGRGRTLTKDYEGAITDFDRAEKLAGPNPDILEGRAHALFRLGRPEPALADLDRAIGIDPDAFDAYALRAEIHQQNRDPIRALADIDRGLNLRPDDVGLLQRRADVLLDRGDYQRALADAERGLRLEPGNTWLLLTRGAAQLNLGRTAKGLGDFDRAAVLAPNEPYVFVHTCIYRSVFDANSARAVNDCDRALALSEPAAALLASRSVGHAKGGAYAAALADAEAAYRLDATYVDALYLRGVAKRGLGRQAESDVDLAIARGIDPDLDRSYGALLPR, from the coding sequence ATGCGTTTCCTTCTCGCGGCCGTCCTGTGCGCCGCCGCCCTCGGGGGACCCGCCGCGGCCGCCGAGCCCAGCAAGGCCGACCTGGACGCCTGTCGGGTCGAGGACCAGCCCGACCACAAGGCGGCGGTCGCCGCCTGCACCAGGCTCATCAAGGCCGGCGCCGACACGCCGGACTTCCAGAGCATGGCCCTGGCGATCCGGGCCTCGAACAGGATGAGCCTGGGGGAGGACCGGCTGGCGGCCGCCGATTTCGCCGCGGCGATCGCCGCGGACCCCGCCAGCACCTATCCCCTGATCCTGCAGGGCGACTCGGCCACGGCGCGCGGCGACTTCCCCGCCGCCCTCGCCAGCTTTGGCGCCGCGATCAAGCTCGACCCCGACAGTCCGACGCTCTTGGGCCGCCGTGGTTTGATCCTCGTCATTTCGGGCAGCCCGGCGACGGGCGTCGCCGATCTGGACAGGGCGATCGCCGCCAGGCCCGACGACGCCGACCTGTTCCGTGATCGCGGCCGGGGGCGCACCCTGACCAAGGACTATGAGGGCGCGATCACTGACTTCGACAGGGCGGAAAAGCTGGCGGGGCCGAATCCCGACATCCTGGAGGGACGAGCCCACGCACTCTTTAGACTGGGGCGTCCTGAACCCGCCCTGGCTGACCTTGACCGGGCCATCGGCATCGATCCAGACGCATTTGACGCCTACGCGTTGCGCGCCGAGATCCACCAGCAGAATAGGGATCCGATCCGGGCGCTGGCCGACATCGATCGCGGATTGAACCTGAGACCCGATGATGTCGGCCTGCTGCAGCGTCGCGCCGACGTCCTCCTCGACCGAGGGGATTACCAGCGCGCCCTGGCCGACGCCGAGCGCGGCCTCAGGCTGGAGCCGGGAAACACCTGGCTGCTGCTCACCCGCGGCGCCGCGCAGCTCAATCTGGGCCGCACGGCCAAGGGGCTTGGCGACTTCGACCGGGCCGCGGTCCTCGCTCCGAACGAGCCCTACGTGTTCGTCCACACCTGCATCTATCGGTCGGTCTTCGATGCGAATTCGGCCCGGGCGGTGAACGACTGCGACCGCGCCCTCGCCTTGTCCGAGCCGGCCGCGGCCCTGCTGGCCAGCCGCAGCGTCGGCCACGCCAAGGGCGGCGCCTATGCAGCGGCTCTGGCTGACGCCGAGGCGGCCTATAGGCTCGACGCGACCTATGTCGACGCCCTCTATCTTCGCGGCGTCGCCAAGCGCGGCCTGGGCCGCCAGGCCGAGAGCGACGTGGACCTGGCGATCGCAAGAGGCATCGATCCCGATCTCGACCGGAGCTACGGCGCCCTGCTCCCGCGATGA
- the radC gene encoding DNA repair protein RadC codes for MVAPRELGEGPQPDLWSAATRTTGPAKAPRPHYHGHRDRLRDRAAATLDALPDYELLELHLFRAIPRGDVKPLAKALIARFGSLAAVLAASPAELKTVAGVGEAVARDLKLLHQTSLRVGREAVGRRTVITSWSQLLAYVKLALAHEPREQFRVLFLDKKNQLIADELMNRGTVDHAPVYPREVVRRALELSSSAVILVHNHPSGDPTPSAADIQMTREVVDAGRPLRVAVHDHLVVGRDGVASFRALGLF; via the coding sequence ATGGTGGCGCCGCGCGAACTGGGTGAAGGACCTCAGCCCGACCTCTGGTCGGCCGCCACGCGCACGACGGGACCGGCCAAAGCCCCCAGACCCCACTATCACGGCCACCGCGACCGGCTGCGCGACCGCGCCGCCGCGACCCTGGACGCCCTGCCCGACTACGAGCTCCTGGAGCTGCACCTGTTCCGCGCCATCCCGCGCGGCGACGTCAAGCCGCTGGCCAAGGCCCTGATCGCCCGCTTTGGGTCGCTGGCGGCCGTGCTGGCCGCCTCACCGGCCGAACTGAAGACCGTCGCCGGCGTCGGCGAGGCCGTAGCCCGCGACCTCAAGCTGCTGCACCAGACCTCGCTGCGGGTGGGGCGCGAGGCGGTAGGCAGGCGCACGGTGATCACATCGTGGTCCCAGCTCCTGGCCTATGTGAAGCTCGCCCTGGCCCATGAGCCGCGCGAGCAGTTCCGCGTGCTGTTCCTGGACAAGAAAAACCAGCTGATCGCCGACGAGCTGATGAACCGCGGCACGGTAGATCATGCCCCGGTCTATCCGCGCGAGGTGGTGCGCCGGGCGCTGGAACTGTCGTCCAGCGCCGTCATCCTGGTCCACAACCACCCTTCGGGCGACCCCACACCCTCGGCCGCCGACATCCAGATGACCCGCGAGGTGGTCGACGCCGGCCGGCCTCTCCGCGTCGCCGTCCACGACCACCTGGTGGTGGGCCGCGACGGCGTGGCCAGCTTCCGCGCCCTCGGCCTCTTCTGA
- the map gene encoding type I methionyl aminopeptidase: MMNDVLEAEHRTGQIRVHGPQGFEGMRAAGKLAAECLDMLAPHVVPGAVTDDLDRMAREFVLDRGALPACLFYRGYGKTVCISPNHVVCHGIPGERALREGDIVNIDVTVILDGWHGDTSRMYGVGPVAPRAKRLIDVTYEALQKGLDEVKPGARTGDIGHAIQSYVESMRCSVVRDFCGHGLGKVFHDAPNILHFGQKGTGDILRPGMFFTIEPMVNLGKHQVKLLSDGWTAVTRDKSLSAQCEHSIGVTETGYEIFTGSPHFKPAVQSA, encoded by the coding sequence ATGATGAACGACGTCCTGGAAGCCGAACACCGCACCGGCCAGATCCGCGTCCACGGCCCGCAGGGCTTCGAGGGCATGCGCGCCGCCGGCAAGCTGGCCGCCGAATGCCTGGACATGCTCGCCCCCCACGTCGTGCCCGGCGCGGTCACCGACGACCTGGACCGCATGGCCCGCGAGTTCGTCCTGGACCGCGGGGCGCTGCCCGCCTGCCTATTCTACCGCGGCTACGGCAAGACGGTCTGCATCTCGCCCAACCACGTGGTCTGCCACGGCATCCCCGGCGAGCGGGCCCTGCGCGAGGGCGACATCGTCAATATCGACGTCACCGTCATCCTCGACGGGTGGCACGGGGACACCAGCCGGATGTACGGGGTCGGCCCGGTCGCCCCGCGCGCCAAGCGGCTGATCGACGTGACCTATGAGGCCCTCCAGAAGGGCCTGGACGAGGTCAAGCCGGGCGCCAGGACCGGCGACATCGGCCACGCCATCCAGTCCTATGTGGAATCCATGCGCTGTTCGGTGGTCCGCGACTTCTGCGGCCACGGCCTGGGCAAGGTGTTCCATGACGCCCCCAACATCCTGCACTTCGGCCAGAAGGGAACGGGCGACATCCTGCGCCCTGGCATGTTCTTCACCATCGAGCCCATGGTGAACCTGGGCAAGCATCAGGTGAAGCTGCTCTCCGACGGCTGGACGGCGGTGACCCGCGATAAGTCCCTCTCGGCCCAGTGCGAACACTCCATCGGGGTCACCGAGACCGGCTATGAGATCTTCACCGGCTCGCCCCACTTCAAGCCGGCGGTCCAGAGCGCCTAG
- a CDS encoding calcium-binding protein, protein MSALLGTSGMDVLTGTPGADSLFGGPGADTLNGGDGDDTLEGGSGGDILHGGAGLDTVIFLSRPDPWGVEVLLGDDVDGRPWFPRGDGGGLTDEFAVGGVDVLYDIENVVGTAYADDMVGSAVANRLEGGAGADSLSGVAGDDSIFGGQGDDAVGGGAGQDYLRGDEGRDTISGGDGFDDINGNAGDDIAFGGSGDDWVVGGKDNDELYGDSTPWDYDAEGSDIVFGNLGNDTLDGGGGNDVIRGGQHDDILDGGSGDDWLSGDRGSDTLTGGTGADTFYSFGDAGLDRVTDFNRAQGDRVQLEPGASYSVAQSGADTVISLAGGAQMVLVGVTLASLQDGWIFEG, encoded by the coding sequence ATGAGTGCTCTTCTCGGCACATCCGGGATGGACGTCCTGACCGGAACCCCCGGCGCCGACAGTCTCTTCGGCGGGCCTGGAGCCGACACGCTGAACGGCGGCGACGGCGACGACACGCTGGAGGGCGGTTCGGGCGGCGACATCCTCCACGGCGGCGCGGGCCTGGACACGGTCATCTTCCTAAGCAGGCCGGACCCGTGGGGCGTGGAAGTCCTGCTCGGCGACGACGTGGACGGCCGCCCCTGGTTCCCGCGCGGCGACGGCGGCGGGCTTACCGATGAGTTCGCCGTCGGCGGTGTCGACGTGCTGTACGACATCGAGAACGTGGTCGGCACGGCCTATGCGGACGATATGGTCGGCAGCGCCGTCGCGAACCGGCTTGAGGGCGGAGCGGGCGCCGACAGCCTGTCCGGCGTCGCCGGCGACGACAGCATCTTCGGAGGTCAGGGCGACGACGCCGTGGGCGGCGGCGCTGGGCAGGACTACCTGCGCGGCGACGAGGGGCGCGACACCATCAGCGGCGGCGACGGTTTCGACGACATCAACGGCAATGCCGGCGACGACATCGCCTTTGGCGGCTCCGGCGACGACTGGGTCGTGGGTGGAAAGGACAATGACGAGCTCTACGGAGACAGCACGCCCTGGGACTACGACGCGGAAGGCTCCGACATCGTCTTCGGCAATCTCGGCAACGACACACTGGACGGCGGCGGCGGGAATGACGTGATCCGCGGTGGCCAGCACGACGACATCCTCGACGGTGGATCGGGCGACGACTGGCTGTCGGGCGACCGGGGCAGCGACACGCTCACGGGCGGGACGGGGGCCGACACCTTCTACAGCTTCGGAGACGCCGGCCTCGATCGCGTGACCGACTTCAACCGGGCCCAGGGCGACCGGGTGCAACTCGAGCCGGGCGCGTCCTACAGCGTGGCGCAATCCGGAGCCGACACGGTGATCTCGCTCGCCGGCGGCGCCCAGATGGTTCTGGTCGGCGTGACGCTGGCCAGCCTGCAGGATGGCTGGATCTTCGAAGGCTGA
- the sfsA gene encoding DNA/RNA nuclease SfsA codes for MDFAQPLARGALVSRYKRFFADVVLDDGTPVTAHCPNPGAMLGLNIPGLPVWVSRSDDPKRKLAHTLELVDVDGGLVGINTMHPNRLVAEALARDAIPELTGYASHRREVKYGQNSRVDFLLEQVGRPPCWLEIKNCHLRRSGTLAEFPDCVAARSLKHLRELEAMVAAGERAVVLFVVQRTDCEAFSACADLDPAFAHGLEQAAKVGVEVLIYGCEISVDAITVSRRLAWRR; via the coding sequence ATGGACTTCGCCCAACCGCTCGCCCGCGGCGCCCTGGTCAGCCGCTACAAGCGGTTCTTCGCCGACGTGGTGCTGGACGACGGGACCCCGGTCACCGCCCACTGCCCCAATCCCGGCGCCATGCTCGGCCTCAACATTCCGGGCCTGCCGGTCTGGGTCTCCAGGTCCGACGACCCCAAGCGCAAGCTCGCCCATACCCTGGAACTGGTGGACGTCGACGGCGGCCTGGTGGGCATCAACACCATGCACCCCAACCGGCTGGTCGCCGAGGCCCTGGCCCGCGACGCCATCCCGGAACTCACCGGCTACGCCAGCCATCGCCGGGAGGTGAAATATGGTCAAAACTCCCGGGTCGACTTCCTGCTGGAGCAGGTGGGCCGCCCGCCCTGCTGGCTCGAGATCAAGAACTGCCACCTGCGCCGCTCGGGAACCCTGGCCGAATTCCCCGACTGCGTCGCCGCCCGCTCGCTGAAGCACCTGCGCGAGCTCGAGGCCATGGTGGCGGCAGGCGAGCGCGCCGTGGTCCTGTTCGTCGTGCAGCGGACCGATTGCGAGGCGTTTTCCGCCTGCGCCGATCTCGATCCAGCCTTCGCGCACGGCCTTGAGCAGGCCGCGAAAGTCGGCGTCGAGGTGCTGATCTATGGTTGCGAGATCTCGGTGGACGCGATCACCGTCTCGCGCCGCCTTGCCTGGCGGCGCTGA
- a CDS encoding right-handed parallel beta-helix repeat-containing protein, translated as MAITTVSDREALLREIKFAKAGDTILLESGTYANMKIANVNIAGDVYIMSKDPGAPAVVTGLEIRNSSGLNFSNLEFALDVAKASPSLNVYDSRDIHFDRLNVHGSLDGNPQNDGGAMLIRNSSDVSVTNSEFQQFTNGVTHLDSNNVTISGNRIHDIKEDGVRGGGTSNITISNNHFSNFFPAALDHPDAIQFWTANTTTSAHDILISGNVIERGDGGTYQGIFLGGDLALRWLNVKITDNLVIGSSWHGITVGEGDNVLLANNIVAGYADIKARITLADDINVTLTNNQATDYVRQGAMEFDIDTGNTTIAVVTKAGGDALLAEWLKTHSASAPAPTDGGLSLPEQWSFEPDAVPGGLPALIATSLDTLNPPFSPNPPTTELPGGPEAPISLSFDFGQFGFSFF; from the coding sequence TTGGCGATTACAACTGTCTCGGATCGCGAGGCGCTGCTGCGTGAGATCAAGTTCGCCAAGGCTGGCGACACCATCCTGCTGGAGTCGGGCACGTACGCGAACATGAAGATCGCGAACGTGAATATTGCCGGCGACGTGTACATCATGTCGAAAGATCCCGGCGCGCCAGCGGTGGTGACGGGCCTGGAGATCCGCAACAGCAGCGGTTTGAACTTCAGCAATCTGGAGTTCGCCCTGGACGTCGCCAAGGCCAGCCCAAGCTTAAACGTCTACGACAGCCGCGACATCCATTTCGACAGGCTGAACGTCCACGGCTCGCTGGACGGCAACCCGCAGAACGACGGCGGGGCGATGTTGATCCGCAATAGCTCGGACGTCAGCGTCACCAACTCCGAGTTCCAGCAGTTCACCAACGGTGTCACCCACCTGGACAGCAACAACGTCACGATCTCGGGCAACCGCATCCATGACATCAAGGAAGATGGCGTGCGCGGGGGCGGCACCTCGAACATCACCATCAGCAACAACCACTTCAGCAACTTCTTCCCGGCGGCGCTCGACCACCCCGACGCGATCCAGTTCTGGACCGCCAACACCACCACCTCGGCGCATGACATCCTCATCAGCGGCAACGTCATCGAGCGCGGCGACGGCGGCACCTACCAGGGCATCTTCCTGGGCGGCGACCTCGCCTTGCGCTGGCTGAACGTCAAGATCACCGACAACCTGGTGATCGGCTCCAGCTGGCACGGCATCACCGTCGGCGAGGGCGACAACGTCCTGCTCGCCAACAACATCGTCGCCGGCTACGCCGACATCAAAGCCCGGATCACCCTGGCCGACGACATCAACGTCACCCTGACCAACAACCAGGCCACCGACTACGTCCGTCAGGGCGCCATGGAGTTCGATATCGACACCGGCAACACGACCATCGCCGTCGTCACCAAGGCCGGCGGCGACGCCCTCCTCGCCGAATGGCTGAAAACGCACTCCGCCAGCGCGCCGGCCCCAACCGACGGCGGTCTCAGCCTGCCGGAGCAGTGGTCCTTCGAGCCCGACGCCGTGCCGGGCGGGCTACCGGCGCTTATCGCGACCAGCCTCGACACCCTCAACCCCCCGTTCTCGCCGAACCCGCCGACGACCGAGCTTCCGGGCGGCCCGGAGGCGCCGATCAGCTTGTCATTCGATTTCGGTCAGTTTGGCTTCAGCTTCTTCTGA
- a CDS encoding surface-adhesin E family protein: MIKATILGLAITVLGASAAQAGPFATVAFRKGDSALIYDAGSVNGDNARPSAWVYQILYQPMDGATLIATYREFDCIFGRTRDIARRFASQQGETLRAVEQPDQWQVVEAGSDRAELLRQVCTGKPGRIAGDGLSVFAFQDVVLAALRSPGKSGAK; the protein is encoded by the coding sequence ATGATCAAGGCGACCATCTTGGGTCTGGCGATTACGGTTCTGGGCGCGAGCGCCGCGCAGGCCGGCCCCTTCGCCACCGTCGCCTTCCGCAAGGGCGACAGCGCGCTGATCTACGACGCCGGCAGCGTTAACGGCGACAACGCCCGCCCCAGCGCCTGGGTCTACCAGATCCTGTATCAGCCGATGGACGGCGCCACGCTCATCGCCACCTATCGCGAGTTCGACTGCATCTTCGGCCGCACCCGCGACATCGCCCGCCGGTTCGCCTCGCAGCAAGGCGAGACCCTGCGGGCCGTCGAACAGCCCGACCAGTGGCAGGTGGTCGAGGCCGGCAGCGACCGCGCCGAACTCCTGCGCCAGGTCTGCACCGGCAAACCCGGCCGAATCGCTGGCGATGGCCTGTCGGTCTTCGCGTTCCAGGACGTGGTGCTGGCGGCCCTGAGGAGTCCCGGCAAATCGGGCGCCAAATAG
- a CDS encoding molybdopterin-binding protein, translating into MVAAGEASDRVTAAVLIIGDEILSGRTQDTNLRDIARYLGVHGVDLAEARTVPDVHEEIIAALDALRTRYDYVITTGGIGPTHDDITADAVAAAFGVELYEHPDIIAMMAARWSGEVNAARRRMARVPVGGDLVKNPVQGPPGFTIGNVFVLAGVPVIMRGMLEDVGPRLRGGAVVLSRTVRVEGSGEGAIAAPLETVAKAHPAMSLGSYPFFDQGLYGSNLVLRGRDADELAAAVAELTAALTEAGIGSVREVEAA; encoded by the coding sequence ATGGTTGCGGCGGGCGAAGCGAGCGATCGGGTGACGGCCGCGGTGCTGATCATCGGCGACGAGATTCTGTCGGGCCGCACCCAGGATACGAACCTGCGTGATATCGCCCGCTATCTGGGCGTCCATGGTGTGGACTTGGCCGAGGCCCGCACCGTGCCGGACGTCCATGAAGAGATCATCGCGGCGCTGGACGCCCTGCGCACCCGCTACGACTACGTGATCACCACGGGCGGGATCGGGCCGACCCATGACGACATCACCGCCGACGCGGTGGCCGCGGCCTTCGGCGTGGAGCTGTACGAGCACCCCGACATCATCGCCATGATGGCCGCCCGCTGGTCGGGCGAGGTGAACGCCGCGCGGCGGCGCATGGCCCGGGTGCCGGTGGGCGGGGACCTGGTGAAAAACCCGGTGCAGGGGCCGCCCGGCTTTACGATCGGCAACGTCTTCGTCCTGGCCGGGGTGCCCGTGATCATGCGCGGCATGCTGGAGGATGTCGGCCCCCGCCTGCGGGGCGGGGCGGTGGTGCTGAGCCGCACGGTCCGTGTCGAGGGCTCGGGGGAGGGCGCGATCGCGGCGCCGCTCGAGACCGTGGCCAAGGCCCACCCGGCCATGTCGCTGGGCAGCTATCCGTTCTTCGACCAGGGCCTCTATGGCTCGAACCTGGTGCTGCGCGGCCGCGACGCCGACGAACTCGCCGCCGCGGTGGCGGAGCTGACCGCGGCCCTCACAGAGGCCGGGATCGGCAGCGTCCGGGAGGTGGAGGCGGCCTAG
- a CDS encoding WecB/TagA/CpsF family glycosyltransferase produces the protein MRTALIAVSERRRKGRTPFRQRRRSAERIAALGVEMDLVRPEEVMHHVTEAVQDGRSWCIANHNAHSVYLSQKDPEFAAFFDTADVIELDSTPIIFFTQLLGLHSRPFHRCTYLDWREHFWSLAERNGWRVFYLGGEPGVAEAAAGKLTERYPGAQISSRHGYFDMSPGCAENEAVLAEISAARPQILFVGMGMPRQEVWLLRNRHLLPPCVVFSVGAAFDYEAGVQVAAPRWVGRIGFEWLFRLAIDPRRLFHRYCVECWFLLLPAARDIATAARAGRLFKGRRVAPLAPREDGATA, from the coding sequence ATGAGGACGGCTTTGATCGCGGTCTCTGAGCGCAGACGCAAGGGCCGGACCCCGTTCCGGCAGCGCCGGCGCTCGGCTGAACGGATCGCCGCCCTTGGTGTCGAGATGGACCTGGTGCGGCCCGAGGAGGTCATGCACCACGTCACCGAGGCCGTGCAGGACGGTCGCTCCTGGTGTATCGCCAACCACAACGCCCACAGCGTCTATTTGAGCCAGAAGGACCCCGAGTTCGCGGCGTTCTTCGACACCGCCGACGTGATCGAGCTCGACTCCACCCCGATCATTTTCTTCACGCAGCTCCTGGGCCTGCACTCGCGGCCCTTCCACCGTTGCACCTACCTGGACTGGCGCGAGCATTTCTGGAGCCTGGCCGAGCGCAACGGGTGGCGGGTCTTCTATCTGGGCGGTGAGCCCGGCGTGGCCGAGGCCGCCGCCGGCAAGCTGACCGAACGCTATCCGGGCGCCCAGATCTCCAGCCGCCACGGCTATTTCGACATGTCCCCGGGCTGCGCCGAGAACGAGGCCGTGCTGGCCGAGATCAGCGCCGCGCGGCCGCAGATCCTGTTCGTCGGCATGGGCATGCCGCGCCAGGAGGTCTGGCTGTTGCGCAATCGACACCTGCTGCCGCCCTGCGTGGTGTTCTCGGTGGGCGCGGCCTTCGACTATGAGGCTGGGGTCCAGGTGGCCGCCCCCCGCTGGGTCGGCCGCATCGGCTTCGAGTGGCTGTTCCGCCTGGCGATCGATCCGCGCCGGCTATTCCACCGCTATTGCGTTGAGTGCTGGTTCCTGCTGCTCCCGGCCGCCCGCGACATCGCCACCGCGGCCCGCGCAGGCCGCCTGTTCAAGGGGCGTCGGGTCGCGCCGCTCGCACCCCGCGAGGACGGGGCGACGGCCTGA
- a CDS encoding sugar transferase, translating into MFDAAHSDRQAAAQHATLQHAVTPLRRGRPPEDRDVPDERLLPPLPVATSIAKRLFDILVASSALLVFLPLLVMLAMLIRLDSPGAALFRQRRTGLRGQVFTIYKLRTMTVVEDADNVRQATKNDARVTQIGAVLRKLSLDELPQLFNVLVGDMSIVGPRPHAIAHDQFYSERIPTYGDRFRARPGLTGFAQISGYRGEIRELKQMADRIGADNAYIDRWSLGLDLMIAVKTLPLMLRDPNAY; encoded by the coding sequence ATGTTTGACGCGGCGCATTCGGATCGGCAGGCGGCGGCGCAGCACGCGACGCTGCAGCATGCTGTCACGCCGCTTCGCCGGGGCCGGCCGCCCGAGGACCGCGATGTCCCCGACGAGCGCCTGCTGCCGCCGCTCCCGGTGGCCACCAGCATCGCCAAGCGGCTGTTCGATATCCTCGTGGCCTCGAGCGCCCTGCTCGTCTTCCTGCCGTTGCTGGTGATGCTCGCCATGCTGATCCGGCTGGACTCCCCCGGCGCGGCCCTGTTCCGCCAGCGCCGCACGGGCCTTCGCGGCCAAGTGTTCACCATCTACAAGCTGCGCACCATGACCGTGGTCGAGGACGCCGACAACGTACGGCAAGCCACCAAGAACGATGCGCGGGTCACTCAGATCGGCGCGGTCCTGCGCAAGCTGAGCCTCGACGAGCTGCCCCAGCTCTTCAATGTCCTGGTGGGCGACATGTCGATCGTCGGTCCGCGCCCGCACGCCATCGCCCACGACCAGTTCTATAGCGAGCGGATCCCCACCTATGGCGACCGCTTCCGCGCCCGTCCCGGCCTGACCGGCTTCGCACAGATCAGCGGCTACCGAGGCGAGATCCGCGAACTGAAGCAGATGGCCGACCGCATCGGCGCCGACAACGCCTATATCGACCGCTGGTCGCTCGGCCTCGACCTGATGATCGCGGTCAAGACCCTGCCGCTCATGCTGCGCGATCCCAACGCCTACTAG
- a CDS encoding XrtV sorting system accessory protein encodes MQTIYDWVTVAIFAGLVVLFLHRSTAQEEPKDNVFQYLPACIGCAAANYVGNEGQGGLAFLIILVVLAYVAWVLKPFNLKF; translated from the coding sequence GTGCAGACGATCTACGATTGGGTGACGGTCGCCATCTTCGCGGGACTGGTCGTGCTGTTCCTGCACCGCTCCACGGCGCAGGAAGAGCCGAAGGACAACGTCTTCCAGTACCTGCCGGCCTGCATCGGCTGCGCGGCGGCCAACTATGTCGGCAACGAGGGGCAGGGCGGTCTCGCCTTCCTGATCATCCTCGTGGTCCTGGCCTATGTCGCCTGGGTGCTGAAGCCCTTCAACCTGAAATTCTGA